From the genome of Acidobacteriota bacterium:
CAATTCCTCCAGGATGGCCAGCGCTTCTCGCTGCAGCTTGAGCGCGCCGGTGAGATCCCCGCTCACCTTGTAGATCACGGCCAAGTTGCCGAGCGCGGAAGCCTCACCCATCCGGGAGCCGATGGCCCGGCTGAGGCGCAGGGACTCGGTCAAGTCGCGCTTGGCCGCGGCATGATCCCCCTGGTCGTAGCGGATGTTGGCCAGGGCTCGCAGCGCCTGGGCCTGGCCGCCCCGGTCACCAAGGGCGGCGAAGATATCCTGGGCCGCAGTCGCCGCGGCTTGTGCCGGCTTCAGTTCGCCCATCTCCCGGTAGGCGCCGGACTGAAGGAGCAGCGCCCGCGCCGTGAGCGACCGCGTTTCGGCCGTCCGGCCTTTGTCCGCGGCCCGGCCGGCCGCTGCCGCCTGCCGCCGGTAGTCCGACTGACTGCCCGCCGCGGACGCCTCGGCCAGATCCACGCGCGGGTCGTCTCCAGCGGGAGCGGGCAGCTTCCGCAACTGCGCCACCGTGGCCAGGGCATCGGCTCCCTGGCCGACGGCGACTTGGGCGGAGGCCAGCCGGAGCCCGTATTCGAGGTTGTCGGGATAGAAGATCCAGAGGCTCCGGTAGATCTCCACCGCCTGGGCCCACTGGCGTTGCGCCTCGTGGTAGCGGGCCTCGATGCGGAGGCGCGTCTCGCGGTCCAGCGTACGGCTCAGGGCAAACGCCTTGGCTGACGCGGCGCGTGCCTCGGCATCGTGACCCAGGGCGGTCCAACTAGCGGCCAAAGCCTCCCATGCCGGCGGGTAGGCCGGGTCGAGCCGGGTGGCTTCCAGAAGGCGGTCCCGGGCTGTCTGGGCGTCGAAAACCTGTAGCCGGGCCAGCCCTTCGGCGTAGAGCCGGAGCACCTTGGCGTCCGCCGGGCGTACGGCTGGCGCTGCCTTGGCACCGGTGGTCGCGGCGCCGCCGAGCTCGGCACGCAGGCGGCCGCCCAGCCGGGCGACCAGATCGAAGACCTCCGCTTCCTGGCCGGTTTCGCCCAACGTGGCCAGCGTTTCACCCGACACCGTATCCTGCACGCGGACATCGAGGCGGATCCGGTCGCCGCCCCGCTCGCCCAGCGCCAGGTAGGAGCCCAGCACCACCACGTCGGTGCCGAGGTTGCGCCGGATGCGCTGCAGCGTGTCGGGCGCCAGCGTGTCGGCCTCCGGCAACGCCAGCTCGAGGCGCATCCGGGCGATGTTCTCCCCTGGAATCAGGCGGAGTTGGCTGGCAGGTCCCAGTTCGGTGCGGATCATCTCGGCTAGCGCAGTGGCCAGCCAGTCGGCGTCGGGCCGGCCGGAGAGATTTTTGAACCCCAGCACGGCCACGGCGCGGCGCATGGCCACGGCTGATTGGCCGGACGACTGGACCGGCGATGCCGGGGTGAGCACGCCGCTCCGCCACAACACGATGCCGGTGACAGCCAGGGCCAGCGCCGGCACGACCACGACGAGCCAGCGGCGCACCGGACGACGCGGCGCCAGGCGGATGGTTCGCGGGCCGCCGTCCGCCGTTTCGCCGCGCAGGGCGGCGGCGACTGACCGGGCGTCGGGAAAACGCGCCGCGGGCTCCCGCTGCAGGCACCGGAGAATTGCCGCTTCCCATTTCGGGTCCAGGCCGGGGAGGTGGGCCAATGGCGGGACCGGCGCCTCCCGCAGCCGCTTGAGCGCCGTGGCCAGCGGCGTGTCGGCCACGAACGGCCAGGTGCCGGTCACGGTGCGGTAGAGCACCACACCCAGCGCATAGATGTCGGCGGCGGCGGTGACCGGGCCACCCTCCACCTGTTCCGGGGCCATGAACGTGGGCGTGCCGGAGATCTGGCCCGTCACCGTGAGCGCGTCCAGCGGCGAGTCGCTGTCGACGCTGGAACGGGCCATGCCGAAGTCGGTGATCACCGCCCGTTCACCTGCGGCGCCCTCGCGGGCGGGGATGAGCATGACGTTGCCGGTCTTGAAGTCCCGGTGCACGATGCCGGCCTGGTGGGCGGCATCGAGGGCGGCGCAGATCTGCTCCACCAGGGGCAGCGCCGCCGCCGGCTCCAGCCGGCCCACCCGGTTCAGGCGCTCGGCCAGCGTCTCGCCGGGAATCAGCTCCATGGTCAGGAAGAAAACACCCGGCTCCTCCCCGCCTGTTTCCTTTCCGCCCGCCTCCGGCAGCCAGTGGTGGATGCCCAGGTCGAAGATGCGGCAGACATTGGGATGGGTGACCTTGCGGGCCAGATGGATTTCCCGCTTGAAGCGGTTGACGGCGTTTTCGTCGCCGGCGATCTCGGGGCGGATGGTCTTGAGGGCGACCCGCTCGTGCAACTCGGTGTCCTCGACCTCGTACACCTCGCCCATCCCGCCGCGGCCGATGAAGCGGAGCACCCGGTAGCGCTCGGCCACAAGCTCGCCCGGACCGAACAAGCTCATCCGGAATGCGCGACCGACGCCGGATGGGTGCGTATCGGCAACTGTGCCGGGGGTGCGCAACGTCGCGTCGCTGCCGGACGGGCCCGGTGGCCAGCCGGGCCCGTCGAGACCGCCGGGCCAATCCGCCAGCAGGCGGCCCGCGGGTTCCCACAGCGCATCGGGAGACAACCGCGCCGGCGTGTCGGGACGGACGCGACCCTCGCGGACCGCGGCCCGCGCACCCTCGGCGTCCAGGGGGCCGACGACGTCATTGCCGATCTGGAAATAGTACCTGGCCATCAGTCCGGCTGCCTCCTAAAACCCGTTCATGATCGTGTGCCCCCTGGATGTCGCGTCAGAAGCCGGGCGGCCGCCGGCCCTCGAACCGCCCGCCGGCCTGGAATGCTGCGGCGGCGGCCAGCACGGTGCTCTCGTCGAACAGCCGGCCGATAAAAGTGATGCTGGTGGGCGCGCCCTTGGCGTCCAGTCCGTCGGGCACCACCACGCAGGGGTGGCCGGTCAGGTTGGTCCGGAGCAGCGTGTCGCCTTCAAAGGCCGGTGCCACCAGGACGTCCACGCGTTCAAACAGGGCGTTGGTATCCGCGATGAGCCGCGTCCGCAGCCGGTTGGCCTGGATGTACTCCACCGCCGGGATGAACCGGGCCGAGCGGAAGACGTTGGGCCAGGCGTCGCGGGTCTGGCGCGCCATGCGGTCCAGGCCGCCGGAGCGGGTGAGCTCGTCGAAGGCCGCCGCCGCCTCGGCGCTCAGGATGAAGGCGAGCGCATCGACGGGACCCGGCGGCAACTCTACCGGTTCGAGACGCGCGCCGAGCCGCCGCAGCGTCGCCAGCGAAGCGGCGTTGTTGGCGCGGGCCGGGTAGTCACCCTCGAACAGGGGTTTCAGGTAGCCGAAGCGCAGCCGGTCCAGCGGCCGGCGGGCGGGGATCCGGTAGGGGGCATCCGTCACGGTGGGGTCCAGCCCGTCGGGGCCGCGGATGGCATCGAGAATCACCGCGCAGTCGTCGGCCGAACGGGCGATGGGGCCGATTTTGTCCATGGACCAGCTCAGGGCCATGGCGCCCGCCCGCGAGACGCGGCCGAACGTGGGCCGGAGCCCCGTCACGCCGCAGCGCGTGCACGGCGAGACGATGGAACCCCACGTCTCGGTGCCGATGGCGAAGCCCACCAGACCGGCGGCCGTGGCCGCAGCCGAGCCGGCCGACGAGCCGCTGGAGCCCTCCTTGAGGTTCCAGGGATTGCGGGTCTGGCCGCCGAACCAGACGTCCCCCCAGGCCAGCTCGCCCAGGGTGAGTTTGGCCACGAGAACGGCGCCCGCCTCTTCCAGCCGGCGGACCACGGTGGCCGTGTCGGCGAGCACCTGGTCGCGATAGGGAGTCGTTCCCCAGGTGGTGGGGTAGCCGGGGACGGCCAGCAGGTCCTTGGCGCCGTATGGGATCCCGTGCAGGGGGCCGCGCCAGCGCCCCGCGGCGATCTCGGCGTCGGCCCGCCGGGCCTGCTCCCGCGCCAGTGTCTCGGTGAGCGTGACCACGCAGTGGAGC
Proteins encoded in this window:
- a CDS encoding amidase, producing MRQKLLWISSAAAVLALGFGGGYLARGPAEVSEAELLIRSARVLWGLTLTTPQLQLMTEDLKDNLKAYAAIRRESIPNDLLPALEFHPRGAAPPVPAAAAPPTGRRFTRPTNIEELAFRPVTELAELVRTRQVTSMELTEMYLARLKRHDAQLHCVVTLTETLAREQARRADAEIAAGRWRGPLHGIPYGAKDLLAVPGYPTTWGTTPYRDQVLADTATVVRRLEEAGAVLVAKLTLGELAWGDVWFGGQTRNPWNLKEGSSGSSAGSAAATAAGLVGFAIGTETWGSIVSPCTRCGVTGLRPTFGRVSRAGAMALSWSMDKIGPIARSADDCAVILDAIRGPDGLDPTVTDAPYRIPARRPLDRLRFGYLKPLFEGDYPARANNAASLATLRRLGARLEPVELPPGPVDALAFILSAEAAAAFDELTRSGGLDRMARQTRDAWPNVFRSARFIPAVEYIQANRLRTRLIADTNALFERVDVLVAPAFEGDTLLRTNLTGHPCVVVPDGLDAKGAPTSITFIGRLFDESTVLAAAAAFQAGGRFEGRRPPGF
- a CDS encoding tetratricopeptide repeat protein, coding for MARYYFQIGNDVVGPLDAEGARAAVREGRVRPDTPARLSPDALWEPAGRLLADWPGGLDGPGWPPGPSGSDATLRTPGTVADTHPSGVGRAFRMSLFGPGELVAERYRVLRFIGRGGMGEVYEVEDTELHERVALKTIRPEIAGDENAVNRFKREIHLARKVTHPNVCRIFDLGIHHWLPEAGGKETGGEEPGVFFLTMELIPGETLAERLNRVGRLEPAAALPLVEQICAALDAAHQAGIVHRDFKTGNVMLIPAREGAAGERAVITDFGMARSSVDSDSPLDALTVTGQISGTPTFMAPEQVEGGPVTAAADIYALGVVLYRTVTGTWPFVADTPLATALKRLREAPVPPLAHLPGLDPKWEAAILRCLQREPAARFPDARSVAAALRGETADGGPRTIRLAPRRPVRRWLVVVVPALALAVTGIVLWRSGVLTPASPVQSSGQSAVAMRRAVAVLGFKNLSGRPDADWLATALAEMIRTELGPASQLRLIPGENIARMRLELALPEADTLAPDTLQRIRRNLGTDVVVLGSYLALGERGGDRIRLDVRVQDTVSGETLATLGETGQEAEVFDLVARLGGRLRAELGGAATTGAKAAPAVRPADAKVLRLYAEGLARLQVFDAQTARDRLLEATRLDPAYPPAWEALAASWTALGHDAEARAASAKAFALSRTLDRETRLRIEARYHEAQRQWAQAVEIYRSLWIFYPDNLEYGLRLASAQVAVGQGADALATVAQLRKLPAPAGDDPRVDLAEASAAGSQSDYRRQAAAAGRAADKGRTAETRSLTARALLLQSGAYREMGELKPAQAAATAAQDIFAALGDRGGQAQALRALANIRYDQGDHAAAKRDLTESLRLSRAIGSRMGEASALGNLAVIYKVSGDLTGALKLQREALAILEELGETEGMATIRNNIANIYYIQGDYERARLMFEQARQAFAATGNRSGVALIQNNLATILFDLGRLEEAGALYRESLAIRKEIGDKPGQMMALANLGEVERLRGNLPEARRLYRQSLELARTNGVRSLEAWALFGQGELEAAAGDLAAARRLHEQALAIRTEINEAAELPLSHLALAGVALREGRAAEARALAEQALAAFQQSDVADGALSARLMLAAVALEHGQADSAVRELAAARTIAAQIQYAVLKLRLDLMEARALIVAGPAARATERLQRVLAECRRLGLMELELEVRLWLARAELAAGRRDVGRAGLETLRRDAATRGFGWLARQAATP